A portion of the Rhodococcus pseudokoreensis genome contains these proteins:
- a CDS encoding sugar diacid recognition domain-containing protein has product MTWAVRDGDEDEFAYVFTGELAQRVVDEVSPRLDYNINLMDRNGRIIGSVDGTRIGTVHAGALQAIRDGRRVLVDADEESADVRAGINIPLTLDGRIVGAVGVTGEPAEVESVCNVLALTVELLLRNEQHRDSSRWREAAVRELLLGLVNGTVTENGLLEALRHIGSPMAPPWNIAAVVPAAGGGSWSLPSSTSVALLRRVQGISGVVAAELQGAVWVLSGSVTDRTLAATRQRLRTGDVRLVTGRHAASSRELSVDAARLGLLLARAHLLPAGEETELFALVPETAVAQQSREISHDTVERVLTPLSATLRETARAFLDHDLSIAATATALEVHRNTLVQRLDRIQHVTGLNLRTFDHAVAMRLALLAAAALEDPYPGA; this is encoded by the coding sequence ATGACCTGGGCGGTGCGGGACGGCGACGAGGACGAATTCGCGTACGTGTTCACCGGCGAACTCGCTCAGCGTGTGGTGGACGAGGTGAGCCCTCGCCTGGACTACAACATCAATCTGATGGACCGCAACGGCCGAATCATCGGGTCGGTCGACGGGACGCGTATCGGTACCGTGCACGCCGGTGCGCTCCAGGCCATCCGCGACGGCCGGCGAGTCCTCGTGGACGCCGACGAAGAATCTGCGGATGTCCGAGCCGGGATCAATATTCCTCTGACGCTCGACGGGCGGATCGTGGGTGCCGTGGGGGTCACGGGCGAACCCGCGGAGGTCGAGTCGGTGTGCAACGTCCTCGCGCTGACCGTGGAACTGTTGCTGCGAAATGAGCAGCACCGGGACAGTTCACGATGGCGGGAAGCGGCCGTGCGCGAACTGCTCCTCGGCCTGGTGAACGGAACCGTCACCGAGAACGGCCTGCTGGAAGCGTTGCGCCACATCGGTTCACCGATGGCCCCGCCGTGGAACATCGCGGCGGTCGTCCCCGCTGCGGGCGGTGGATCGTGGTCCCTTCCCTCATCCACGTCGGTGGCCCTGCTTCGGCGGGTCCAGGGGATTTCCGGTGTGGTTGCGGCCGAATTGCAGGGCGCGGTGTGGGTTCTGAGCGGTTCGGTGACAGACCGCACCCTCGCCGCGACCCGGCAGCGGCTGCGTACCGGCGACGTCCGTCTCGTCACCGGCAGACATGCCGCTTCGTCTCGTGAATTGTCGGTGGACGCTGCCCGGCTGGGCCTCCTCCTGGCCCGGGCGCACCTGCTGCCCGCGGGGGAGGAGACGGAACTCTTCGCGCTGGTGCCCGAAACAGCTGTCGCACAGCAGTCCCGGGAGATTTCCCATGACACCGTGGAGCGTGTCCTCACGCCGCTGTCCGCGACCCTGCGTGAGACCGCTCGCGCCTTCCTCGACCACGATCTGTCGATCGCGGCGACGGCGACCGCGCTCGAGGTGCACCGCAACACGCTGGTCCAGCGACTCGATCGGATCCAGCACGTGACCGGACTGAACCTGCGCACCTTCGACCACGCCGTCGCCATGCGGCTGGCACTCCTCGCGGCCGCGGCGCTGGAGGATCCGTACCCCGGAGC
- a CDS encoding dihydroxyacetone kinase subunit DhaK, translating to MPSTPRWWWSTNDLATDTDTDDGDGDGPGRRGTAAVVAVEKIAGARAELGGSLTEVADAARRVARTSRTMSLALQAGTHPGQDRPAFDLAADEVELGVGIHGERGISRARYASADELSEMLVTPLVRDLGLGRGSAVLAIVNGLGGAYPLELSIAARGVHRLLTAQGITVARTLVGTYVTSLDMHGFSVTLTPADPDLLKLWDAPVRTPALNW from the coding sequence ATGCCGTCGACACCGAGATGGTGGTGGTCGACGAACGACCTCGCCACCGACACCGACACCGACGACGGGGACGGGGACGGGCCTGGCCGCCGCGGCACCGCGGCAGTGGTCGCGGTCGAGAAGATCGCCGGCGCCCGCGCCGAACTCGGCGGCTCGCTCACCGAGGTGGCCGACGCCGCTCGCCGCGTCGCTCGCACATCCCGCACGATGAGTCTCGCCCTGCAGGCGGGCACCCACCCCGGCCAGGACCGCCCGGCGTTCGACCTGGCCGCCGACGAGGTCGAACTCGGGGTGGGCATCCACGGCGAACGCGGCATCTCCCGCGCCCGGTACGCCTCCGCCGACGAACTGAGCGAAATGCTGGTCACCCCGCTGGTCCGGGATCTGGGGCTGGGGCGCGGCTCCGCCGTGCTGGCCATCGTCAACGGGCTCGGCGGCGCCTACCCACTGGAACTGTCGATCGCCGCCCGCGGCGTGCACCGACTCCTGACTGCGCAGGGCATCACCGTCGCGCGCACCCTCGTCGGCACGTACGTGACCTCACTCGACATGCACGGCTTCTCGGTCACCCTGACCCCCGCCGACCCCGATCTGCTGAAGCTGTGGGACGCACCGGTGCGGACCCCTGCGCTGAATTGGTAA
- a CDS encoding alcohol dehydrogenase catalytic domain-containing protein — MRAVVLDGRGNHQLVDTSAPVPQVGEVVIEPAAVGVCGTDLHLVIGDYPTGRFPVVPGHEFAGRIVEVGPGVDNLTVGQHVAVDPNVACGKCADCLAGAPNLCDYLVPIGVTSDGACADLVSVPAKVVYPLPDGMSMAAGALIEPLSCVLHGLFRSPSLTDRRITVFGAGSIGLLAVVVARAAGARTIHVVEPSPARRKAALDLGADAAFAPDENLPARSADIALEASGHPAAVSAAIDLLDKRGTLLQMGVVSSEKTIPLRPYDLFDRELTFVGSQSVANSFADAVAMMPSITETAEKLVTHTFSLAEYGEAIAAAHSDSALKVHILPHS, encoded by the coding sequence ATGCGCGCAGTGGTGCTCGACGGGCGAGGGAATCATCAGCTGGTAGACACGTCCGCACCGGTGCCCCAGGTCGGCGAGGTCGTCATCGAACCGGCCGCGGTCGGTGTCTGCGGGACGGACCTGCACCTGGTGATCGGCGACTACCCGACCGGACGGTTCCCGGTGGTGCCCGGTCACGAGTTCGCGGGCCGCATCGTCGAGGTCGGGCCCGGTGTCGACAACCTGACGGTCGGGCAGCACGTTGCGGTCGATCCGAACGTGGCCTGCGGCAAGTGCGCGGACTGCCTGGCCGGCGCCCCGAACCTCTGCGACTACCTGGTGCCGATCGGCGTCACCTCGGACGGCGCGTGCGCCGACCTGGTGAGCGTGCCCGCCAAGGTGGTCTATCCCCTACCGGACGGCATGAGCATGGCCGCCGGGGCGCTGATCGAACCGCTGTCCTGCGTACTGCACGGCCTTTTCCGGTCCCCGTCGCTGACCGACCGCCGGATCACCGTTTTCGGCGCCGGGTCGATCGGACTGCTGGCGGTCGTCGTCGCCCGCGCCGCCGGTGCTCGCACGATTCACGTCGTCGAGCCCAGCCCGGCCCGCCGCAAGGCCGCCCTCGATCTCGGCGCCGACGCCGCGTTCGCACCGGACGAGAACCTGCCGGCCCGCAGCGCCGACATCGCGCTCGAGGCCAGCGGGCACCCGGCCGCGGTGTCCGCCGCGATCGACCTGCTCGACAAGCGCGGCACCCTGCTGCAGATGGGTGTGGTCAGCTCCGAGAAGACGATCCCCCTGCGGCCCTACGATCTGTTCGACCGCGAGCTGACGTTCGTCGGCTCACAGTCTGTCGCGAATTCCTTCGCCGACGCCGTCGCGATGATGCCGTCCATCACCGAGACCGCAGAAAAGCTTGTCACACACACATTTTCACTCGCCGAATACGGCGAAGCCATTGCCGCCGCACACAGCGACTCGGCCCTCAAAGTCCATATCCTGCCCCACTCCTGA
- a CDS encoding MFS transporter: protein MQHQISEGRFASFIERIGLPPTLFLGFVGLLFFMIGDGVESGYIAPYLADHGAGSDSRAAIVISVYGLMVTLGSWLSGALSETWGPRRVMWLGLAIWGVFEVLFLAVALGTENYVLMLICYGIRGLGYPLFAYGFLVWVLAASPARRLGSAVGWFYFAFTGGLPTLGSLLASGTEPIIGEYTTLWLSFGIVIAGGLLALLGLRRVAGGDRLAPHSTTTGQSLVASIAIAFQNPRVGLGCVIRIINTAPQFGFLVFLPKIFSDELGFGTSGWLRLVFIVGASNIFANLIFGIVSDKIGWHRTLRIFGCLGCAVSSLLLYFLPQTFGAYWVAALCAALFGITLAGFTPISVLMSLMAPEKKGNAIAVLNLGAGAATFVGPLIVAVFLDLIGAGGVTIVFAALYVVAALCVHWLTLPPESQEIVEKGLSLSDLDVETHHVIDHHDNNTAVTGDASR, encoded by the coding sequence ATGCAACATCAAATCTCCGAAGGCAGATTCGCCTCGTTCATCGAACGGATCGGCCTTCCCCCGACGCTGTTCCTCGGCTTCGTCGGCCTGCTGTTCTTCATGATCGGCGACGGCGTCGAATCCGGCTACATCGCACCGTATCTGGCCGACCACGGCGCAGGCAGCGACTCTCGGGCCGCGATCGTCATCAGCGTCTACGGCCTGATGGTGACCCTCGGATCCTGGCTGTCGGGGGCACTGTCGGAAACGTGGGGGCCCCGCCGGGTGATGTGGCTCGGTCTCGCGATCTGGGGCGTCTTCGAGGTACTGTTCCTCGCCGTCGCCCTGGGCACCGAGAACTACGTGCTGATGCTGATCTGCTACGGCATCCGCGGTCTGGGATACCCCCTGTTCGCATACGGCTTCCTGGTGTGGGTGCTCGCCGCCAGTCCCGCCCGCCGCCTCGGCTCGGCCGTCGGCTGGTTCTACTTCGCCTTCACCGGCGGCCTGCCCACCCTCGGTTCGCTGCTCGCCAGCGGCACCGAGCCCATCATCGGCGAATACACCACCCTGTGGCTGTCGTTCGGTATCGTGATCGCCGGCGGCCTGCTCGCCCTGCTCGGACTGCGCCGCGTCGCCGGCGGTGACCGGTTGGCCCCACACTCGACCACCACCGGTCAGAGCCTGGTCGCGAGCATCGCGATCGCCTTCCAGAACCCGCGGGTCGGGCTCGGCTGCGTCATCCGGATCATCAACACCGCACCACAATTCGGGTTCCTGGTGTTTCTGCCCAAGATCTTCTCCGACGAACTCGGCTTCGGCACCAGCGGCTGGCTGCGCCTGGTGTTCATCGTCGGCGCCTCCAACATCTTCGCCAACCTGATCTTCGGCATCGTCAGCGACAAGATCGGCTGGCACCGGACCCTCCGGATCTTCGGCTGCCTCGGCTGCGCGGTCAGCAGCCTGCTGCTGTACTTCCTGCCGCAGACCTTCGGGGCGTACTGGGTGGCCGCACTGTGCGCCGCACTGTTCGGCATCACCCTCGCCGGATTCACCCCCATCTCGGTGCTGATGTCCCTGATGGCCCCTGAGAAGAAGGGCAATGCGATCGCCGTGCTCAACCTCGGTGCCGGTGCCGCCACCTTCGTCGGCCCGCTGATCGTCGCGGTCTTCCTCGACCTGATCGGCGCCGGCGGTGTCACGATCGTCTTCGCCGCGCTGTACGTGGTCGCCGCCCTGTGCGTGCACTGGCTGACCCTGCCGCCCGAGTCGCAGGAGATCGTCGAGAAGGGACTGAGCCTGAGCGACCTGGACGTCGAAACGCACCACGTCATCGACCACCACGACAACAACACCGCGGTGACCGGCGACGCGAGCCGGTAA